The following DNA comes from Mucilaginibacter jinjuensis.
GAGAGTGATAAAGCATCGGCATTAAAAACCATTAAACCGGTATACCAACTCGATAGTGATATTAAGGAAGAGCAGGAAGACGGCTTTAAAAATGATTTTGAAATTAAATGGCACGATGCCGGCATAAACGATCATCTTAAACCCCGTTACCTAACCGTTGGCCTTAACCTGTTGGGCGATATTTATGATAAAGGCGTATTGACCCTGAATGTTAAATATCAGCATAATGCAGATAACTACCCGGTTACCATACTCAACCATAACGTAGCCAGCGAGAAGAATACAGCCGACCTATATACTAAAGAACAGGCGCTTGCCTATTGCGAAAAAGTACTGAATACAACAACGCTCGATAAAGCATTTCTGCTGAATATGCTGCAAAACCGGGTGCAAAATAACCTCATTTATGATGACAAGCTAACCAACCGCTTAGAAAAGGAAGTGCTCGAGGGCTTATCGGAAACAAGTGGTATGGTGCAAAAGGGTGAGGTAATTGTAATTAAAGGTTCGGTTATTAATAATGATGTATATCAAAAGCTCGAATCCTATAAAAAAGCTTTTGAAGATAACGCGCGTATCAATGGCAATCGTAGCCTGGTGCTGCTGGGCCAGTTTTTACTGGTTTCAATAGTAATAACGCTGCTTATCGTTTTCCTTTACCTGTTTCGAAAAGATATTTATTATGATAACCGCCTTGTAGGGCTTATTTTGCTGGTAATTACGGCCATGCTGGCCACGCTTTCGTGGGCTATCAGGCTGCAGCTGCCTAATTTATATTATATACCTTATTGTATAGTCCCTATTATTATCCGGATACTGTTTGATACCCGCCTGGCATTAAACATCCACTTACTGGTAATAATGGTTGCGGGTTTCTTTGTGCCCAATAGCTTCGAGTTTGCCTTTTTTGAGATCAGTTCTGGTATGGTGGCTATTTATAGCATCAAAAACCTGATCAGAAGAGATCAGTTTTTAACATCGGCAGCCATAATCACTTTCAACTATTTTATAGCGTTTCTGGGGATCTCTTTCATCCGCGAGGGTAGTTTCCTGGCTATCGACTGGATGGATTTCTTTCCGTTTGTAGTAAGTGTATTATTAACCTTGCTGGCTTACCCGCTTATTTATGCGTTCGAGCGTGTATTTGGTATTACATCAGAAATTACGCTGATAGAGTTGACCAATACCAACGCCACGTTATTGCGAGAGCTTGCTTTTAGTGCGCCGGGAACCTTTCAGCACTCGTTACAGGTAGCCAACCTGGCCGAGAATGCAATTTACAGTATTGGCGGTAATGCCTTACTGGTTAGGGCAGGGGCCTTGTACCATGATATTGGTAAGCTGGAAAATCCACTGTATTTTATAGAGAACCAAAGCTCGGGCTTTAACCCGCATGATAAGCTGCCTTATGAGGAAAGCGCCCAGATCATCATCCGCCACGTAAGTAAAGGGGCAGAGCTGGCGCGGAAACATGGTTTGCCGGAGATTGTGATCGACTTTATACGCACGCATCATGGCAATACGAGGGTGGATTACTTCTATCAATCGTTCCTAAAGAACTATCCTGAGAAGGGAATTGACGAAAATATCTTCCGTTATCCGGGCCCGATACCGTTTTCTAAAGAAACCGGGGTGTTAATGTTAGCAGATTCTGTAGAAGCTGCTTCACGATCTTTACGCGAGCCGGATGCCCAATCTATCAGTAATCTGGTCGACCGGATTGTGAGCTATAAGCTTGATCAGGGGCAACTTAACGATAGCGACATCACCCTGAAAGACCTGCAAACCATTAAGGATATTTTCAAAAAAATGCTCATGAGCATATACCACGTGCGAATTGATTATTAAAAATCTGAAAATTTATTTTGCGGCGTTTTCTGTTTTACTATATTTGCAGACCCAAAACGGGGGATAGTACTTAAAACAAAAAAGGTGAGGTGCCTGAGAGGCCGAAAGGATCAGTTTGCTAAACTGACGTACGGGAAACTGTACCGAGGGTTCGAATCCCTCCCTCACCGCCAAAAGTACTATCAAAAGTAACAAAAGCCTGTGAATCAAAAATTTACAGGCTTTTTTCGTTTTAAGTTGTAAGCATAAGAGCATCCGGATAGAATGAGCGATCCATGCAATGACGAAGTTGGCATAAATTCTGGTCCACCAAATAATTTATGGACAAATTCAGTGTAATAATTGAGCCACTCTTGATTTTATTTCATTTGATATTTAACTCTTCAAAAAAGCATAATCATATTTATGTGTTTAATGCGGCTCGTTTTTTTTCAAAAATTTTATTTAAGTGATCTATTTATCAATTATTTATTAAAAGTATAAATAATGTATACTAATTCTATAGAATTTATCTACATTTGATTTATGAAAACAAATGTACTTATACAGAGGCGGTTATCAACGTTTCAACCGTCCTCCTTTTCGCCCTTTGCCGTTGAGCCCCAAAACGTCAAACATCTTGCCTCTGTACTTCCTATCTGTTGTAGCTGTTGTTGCTAATACTGCCATATCGTCCTGATAGCAGTTCTTTTTCCCAAACATATTTCTTGATTTTTTTACGGTAGGGCCATTGGTCATGCTGTGAATTCACTTATTACATTTTAATTTCTAATGAAACATTTCTACTTAAAGAGTGGGGTGTTAATGCTGATCTATGCTTTGTGGATACAGCTGGCAACCGCTCAACAAACAACGCAGCCGCTCATCAATTCAACCTTGCATGGTACGGTGCTCGATGCCACTACTAAAAGGCCATTACCTGGCGCAACACTTTCCATCAACGGAACAACACACTCGGTATCAGCCGATGCCAACGGAAAGTTCAGCTTTATAACCGGTCAAAAATTCCCCTATACATTAACCATCACCTTTATAGGTTATGTAAAACAAGAGGTTGTTGCCAATGGCAGCCCCATTACTATTTACTTAAAAGAAGATATTAACCAGCTGAACGATGTGGTTGTAGTTGGTTACGGTACACAGAAAAAGAGCGATGTAACCGGCTCAATCGGTTCTGTGCCCAAAAACATTCTGGCTCAGCCGGTAGCTACTTTCGATAACTTGCTGCAAGGTTCAGTATCGGGCGTTGCAGTAACCCAAAATTCCGGTCAGCCGGGTAGTACGGCCAATATTCGTATCAGGGGAGGTAACTCTATATCCTTCGGTAACGCGCCTTTATATGTGATTGATGGCTTTATTATCTATAACAATAATGACAATGCCAATGTGGGCTCTAACGGCACGAGTGTAAATGCGTTATCAACCATCAACCCAAATGATATTGAGTCTATCGAGGTTTTAAAAGATGCTTCGGCTACAGCTATTTACGGTTCGCATGGTGCTAACGGTGTGGTAATTATCACAACTAAACGCGGTAAAAAAGGTACGAGCAATATCAATTTCAATACCTATTACGGTACACAGCGGGTAGCTAAAAAGCTTGACCTGCTAAATGGTTCGCAGTGGGAACAGTTAGTAAACGATATTAACCTGAGCGATGGTGTAGCCAAAACTTTCAGCGCCAGCCAGATTGCGGCTGTGGGTGCAGGGTCCGACTGGCAAAATTCTGCTTTGCGCAGTGCCCCGGTTTTAAATGATGAGTTAACCATCTCTGGCGGTGATGAAAGATCCCGTTACTTAATCTCTGGCGATTACTTTAACCAGCAAGGAACGGTGCAGAACACAGGCTTTAAAAGATATTCGGCACGCGTTAATTATGAAAAAAACGTAACCGATAACTTTAAGATCTCTACCAACTTGTTCGGTAGCCAATCATTAGAGAATAAGTTGTACGGCAGTGCTTATAACAGCATTAATTTTAGCAGTGCCTACTCCAACCTGCTGCTAACATCGCCAATTGCAGCTATCTATAATGCCAATGGCACTTACAATACCACCAATCCTTACAACGTAACGCCAACCAATCCATTGCAGGATATTACTGCCACCACTAATAAAACTACCTTAAACCGTATACTGGGTAATGTAGCCGGGGAATACAAATTTGGCAGCGACCTGGTATTGAAGATAACCGGTGGTGTAGACCTGTTAAATACTGCGCAGGATTATTATGCACCATCATTTACCGGCTCACCGGCTGGTGCATCAAATGGTTATGCAACCAGTGGTTATGCCTCTATTGGCTCGGGTAACTCATTAAGCTGGTTAAATGAAAACACATTAACCTATACCCATACTTTTAACGAAGATCATTTCCTGAATGTGCTGGCGGGTTATACTACCCAGTATTCAAAGAACGAATCATCTGTTGCCAGTGCGCAAAAGTTTCCGAACGATTTAACATCGTATCATAACCTATCTTACGCCGGTGTTGCCAATCTGCCAGCGTCAAGCAGTAATAGTTCTGCATTAAACTCATACCTGGCCAGGATCAATTATTCGTATCAGCACAAGTATAACTTAACCCTGTCTGAGCGTGCAGATGGTTCATCAAAACTGGGAGCCAATAACAAATGGGGGTATTTCCCGTCGGTAGGTTTCTCATGGAATGCTGCCAGGGAAGACTTCTTTAAATCGGCCACTAAAACGGTTAACGATTTAAAGATCCGCTTAAGCGCAGGTAAAACCGGTAACTCCGAAGTGCCACCATACAGTTCACTGGCTTCATTAGCGCCAACCAATTACTATTTCAACAGCACACTGGTTACAGGTATTGCACCCATACAACTGGCCAACCCCGATTTAAAATGGGAAACTACCACACAATATGATGCAGGTTTTGATGTAGGTTTCTTCAACAATCGCATCAGCCTAACCTTCGATGCATACTACAAAAAAACAAGCGACCTGCTGCTTAACGTACCACTGCCATTATACACTGGTTACGCCAGCGAACTGGAGAACGTGGGTAGTGTAGAAAACAAGGGTATTGAGTTGGGTATTAATACCGATAACATTAAATCAGCAAGTTTCAGCTGGAAATCTAACATCGTATTTGCTATTAACCGTAACAAGGTATTAAACCTGGGGCCGGGTATTACCAGTTATTTCCCGATAGCACCAACCGGGCAGGTGTCGCCGGTAATTGTGCAGAAGGGTTTGCCGGTTGGTACTTTCTGGGGATATAATACCAATGGCTTGTTAACCGCCAGTGATATTGCTAAAGGCGTACCGCTCCTGGCAGGTGTACCGCAGCAAGTTGGCGATACCAAATATGTTGATACCAACGGCGATGGCAAAATTACCACTGCCGATAAACATAACCTGGGCAGTGCACAGCCTAAGTTTACAGGCAGCTTTACCAATACATTTACTTATAAACAGTTCGACCTGTCGGTATTCTTCCAGGGATCGTATGGCAACAAGGTGTTTAACCTGTTAAAACAGAGTTTAGAACGTCCAACATTATCGCTCAACGCCTCGGCCACTTTGTTGAACCGTTACAGCCCCGAAAATCCAAACGGAACGGTTGCAAGGGCAACTAACTCACCGGTTCCGCAGGTTACCGACCGCTACATCGAAAATGCATCGTACCTGAAACTGAAGAACGCTTCATTTGGCTATACGCTTAAAGGCGGCGCGCTTTCGGCCATCCATGCCAAACAGCTGAGGATCTATGTATCGGCTCAAAACCTGGTAACCATCACCAAATACACAGGCCAGGATCCGGAAGTGAATTTCTACGATAACGACAACACCAAGCAGGGGATAGACTATGGCACTTATCCATCGGTACGCACGTTCCTGGCTGGCCTTAATGTTACTTTTTAATACCGACAATCATGAAACCAACATATAAAATATTACTACTTACGGCGGCAATTATAGGCACATTATCGTCGTGCAAAAAACTGAACGAGAACCCCGACTCGGTTATCGTATCATCACAATTCTACAAAACGGCATCTGATGCTAACTCGGCAGTTAACGCGGTTTACAGTACATTGAATAGTGACCCTGCCGGAGATTTTCCATTGTATGGACGTCAGCTTAACTTGCTGACCGATAACGCAGGCGACGATCAGATCTATAGCCCAAGTAATACCAACCCCGATGTAAGGGCATTAGGTACAGAGACGTATATATCGTCAAACAGCCGCATCCAAAAAGTTTGGCAGCAGCTTTATTACGGCATTAACCGTGCTAATATCGCTATAGATAATATCCCGGCCATTCAAATGGATACGGCTACCAACGCACGTTTGGTTCGCGAAAGCAAATTCATCAGGGCACTACTTTACTTTAACCTGGTACGCTTGTATGGCGATGTGCCGCTAATACTGCACAACCCAACCAGCATTGATTTGAGCAGCTTACAGGTACCGCGCACCAACATCGATACCGTTTACAGCCAGATTATCACCGATTTAAAGGCCGCCACCAACCTGCCTAAAAGCTATACCGGTGCCAACATTGGCCGCGCTACAGGCGGTGCTGCACATGCTTTACTGGCTAAGGTTTATGTAACCCGTAAACAATGGGCCAATGCATTGACACAATTGAATACGGTTATTAATGGCGGATA
Coding sequences within:
- a CDS encoding RagB/SusD family nutrient uptake outer membrane protein; this encodes MKPTYKILLLTAAIIGTLSSCKKLNENPDSVIVSSQFYKTASDANSAVNAVYSTLNSDPAGDFPLYGRQLNLLTDNAGDDQIYSPSNTNPDVRALGTETYISSNSRIQKVWQQLYYGINRANIAIDNIPAIQMDTATNARLVRESKFIRALLYFNLVRLYGDVPLILHNPTSIDLSSLQVPRTNIDTVYSQIITDLKAATNLPKSYTGANIGRATGGAAHALLAKVYVTRKQWANALTQLNTVINGGYGYALFPNFRDAFQKPTKNGVEHIFSVQFETNLGAVNSTQYLSQSFVSFNTATFPIDIPADSSVYKLYSANDTRRAVTFYSSVYNAATGQTVVYNNAYTPYYNKFVDYSLTPLTTQAQSGINYPVIRYSDVLLLYAEVQNELNGAPTPDAYASINKVRTRAGIANLTAGLSQASFRDSVFLERRKEFIQEGNRWFDLVRQGETALLTAVHKLPAKSAASSKNILFPIPLVEVQLNPLLKQNPGY
- a CDS encoding HD family phosphohydrolase, whose product is MATLSSSRQKALLRKYARNLKVIMILTSICVIVFTLPKQAKFRYEYEKGRIWNQKDLISPYNFAILKTTQEIESDKASALKTIKPVYQLDSDIKEEQEDGFKNDFEIKWHDAGINDHLKPRYLTVGLNLLGDIYDKGVLTLNVKYQHNADNYPVTILNHNVASEKNTADLYTKEQALAYCEKVLNTTTLDKAFLLNMLQNRVQNNLIYDDKLTNRLEKEVLEGLSETSGMVQKGEVIVIKGSVINNDVYQKLESYKKAFEDNARINGNRSLVLLGQFLLVSIVITLLIVFLYLFRKDIYYDNRLVGLILLVITAMLATLSWAIRLQLPNLYYIPYCIVPIIIRILFDTRLALNIHLLVIMVAGFFVPNSFEFAFFEISSGMVAIYSIKNLIRRDQFLTSAAIITFNYFIAFLGISFIREGSFLAIDWMDFFPFVVSVLLTLLAYPLIYAFERVFGITSEITLIELTNTNATLLRELAFSAPGTFQHSLQVANLAENAIYSIGGNALLVRAGALYHDIGKLENPLYFIENQSSGFNPHDKLPYEESAQIIIRHVSKGAELARKHGLPEIVIDFIRTHHGNTRVDYFYQSFLKNYPEKGIDENIFRYPGPIPFSKETGVLMLADSVEAASRSLREPDAQSISNLVDRIVSYKLDQGQLNDSDITLKDLQTIKDIFKKMLMSIYHVRIDY
- a CDS encoding SusC/RagA family TonB-linked outer membrane protein yields the protein MKHFYLKSGVLMLIYALWIQLATAQQTTQPLINSTLHGTVLDATTKRPLPGATLSINGTTHSVSADANGKFSFITGQKFPYTLTITFIGYVKQEVVANGSPITIYLKEDINQLNDVVVVGYGTQKKSDVTGSIGSVPKNILAQPVATFDNLLQGSVSGVAVTQNSGQPGSTANIRIRGGNSISFGNAPLYVIDGFIIYNNNDNANVGSNGTSVNALSTINPNDIESIEVLKDASATAIYGSHGANGVVIITTKRGKKGTSNINFNTYYGTQRVAKKLDLLNGSQWEQLVNDINLSDGVAKTFSASQIAAVGAGSDWQNSALRSAPVLNDELTISGGDERSRYLISGDYFNQQGTVQNTGFKRYSARVNYEKNVTDNFKISTNLFGSQSLENKLYGSAYNSINFSSAYSNLLLTSPIAAIYNANGTYNTTNPYNVTPTNPLQDITATTNKTTLNRILGNVAGEYKFGSDLVLKITGGVDLLNTAQDYYAPSFTGSPAGASNGYATSGYASIGSGNSLSWLNENTLTYTHTFNEDHFLNVLAGYTTQYSKNESSVASAQKFPNDLTSYHNLSYAGVANLPASSSNSSALNSYLARINYSYQHKYNLTLSERADGSSKLGANNKWGYFPSVGFSWNAAREDFFKSATKTVNDLKIRLSAGKTGNSEVPPYSSLASLAPTNYYFNSTLVTGIAPIQLANPDLKWETTTQYDAGFDVGFFNNRISLTFDAYYKKTSDLLLNVPLPLYTGYASELENVGSVENKGIELGINTDNIKSASFSWKSNIVFAINRNKVLNLGPGITSYFPIAPTGQVSPVIVQKGLPVGTFWGYNTNGLLTASDIAKGVPLLAGVPQQVGDTKYVDTNGDGKITTADKHNLGSAQPKFTGSFTNTFTYKQFDLSVFFQGSYGNKVFNLLKQSLERPTLSLNASATLLNRYSPENPNGTVARATNSPVPQVTDRYIENASYLKLKNASFGYTLKGGALSAIHAKQLRIYVSAQNLVTITKYTGQDPEVNFYDNDNTKQGIDYGTYPSVRTFLAGLNVTF